One region of Citrus sinensis cultivar Valencia sweet orange chromosome 6, DVS_A1.0, whole genome shotgun sequence genomic DNA includes:
- the LOC102608248 gene encoding ATP-citrate synthase alpha chain protein 2, with amino-acid sequence MARKKIREYDSKRLLKEHLKRLAGLDLQICSAQVTESTDFSELTNKEPWLSSSRLVVKPDMLFGKRGKSGLVALNLDLAQVAEFVKGRLGTEVEMGGCKGPITTFIVEPFVPHNQEYYLSIVSDRLGCTISFSECGGIEIEENWDKVKTIFLPTEKHMTLDACAPLIATLPLEFRGKIGDFIMGVFAVFQDLDFSFIEMNPFTLVNGEPYPLDMRGELDDTAAFKNFKKWANIEFPLPFGRVLSSTESFIHSLDEKTSASLKFTVLNPKGRIWTMVAGGGASVIYADTVGDLGYASELGNYAEYSGAPNEEEVLQYARVVIDCATADPDGRKRALLIGGGIANFTDVATTFNGIIRALREKESKLKAARMHIFVRRGGPNYQTGLAKMRALGEELGIPLEVYGPEATMTGICKQAIDCIMSAS; translated from the exons ATGGCTAGGAAGAAGATCAGAGAGTATGATTCTAAGAGACTTTTGAAAGAGCACTTGAAGCGTCTTGCTGGCCTCGACCTTCAGATCTGCTCTGCTCAG GTGACAGAATCTACGGACTTCTCTGAGTTGACAAACAAAGAACCATGGCTTTCATCCTCAAGATTGGTTGTGAAACCCGATATGTTGTTTGGGAAACGTGGGAAGAGTGGTTTGGTGGCATTGAATTTAGATCTAGCTCAAGTGGCTGAATTTGTCAAAGGACGCCTTGGTACAGAG GTTGAGATGGGCGGTTGCAAGGGACCAATAACTACCTTTATCGTTGAACCATTTGTCCCTCACAACCAAGAGTACTATCTTTCAATAGTCTCCGATAGGCTTGGATGCACCATTAGCTTCTCAGAGTGTGGGGGtattgaaattgaagagaacTGGGACAAG GTGAAAACAATATTCCTTCCAACAGAGAAACATATGACACTGGATGCATGTGCTCCTTTGATAGCCACACTTCCTTTGGAG tttcgTGGAAAAATTGGTGACTTCATCATGGGGGTCTTTGCCGTATTTCAAG ATCTCGACTTCAGTTTCATAGAGATGAATCCCTTTACACTGGTTAATGGGGAGCCATACCCGCTGGATATGAGGGGAGAGCTGGATGACACTGCTGCCTTTAAGAACTTTAAGAA GTGGGCCAACATCGAGTTTCCTTTGCCTTTTGGAAGAGTCTTGAGCTCTACTGAAAGCTTCATTCACTCATTGGATGAAAAG ACAAGTGCATCTTTGAAATTTACTGTATTGAACCCCAAAGGGCGTATATGGACAATGGTAGCTGGAGGTGGTGCTAGTGTAATATATGCTGATACT GTTGGAGACTTGGGTTATGCATCGGAGCTTGGTAACTATGCAGAGTACAGTGGAGCTCCCAACGAGGAGGAGGTGTTGCAGTATGCAAGGGTTGTTATTGAT TGTGCCACTGCAGATCCTGATGGTCGTAAGAGAGCCCTTCTCATTGGAGGGGGTATTGCAAATTTTACTGATGTTGCTACAACATTCAATGGGATTATTCGAGCTTTGAGGGAGAAG GAATCCAAACTAAAAGCAGCAAGAATGCACATATTTGTTCGAAGAGGTGGTCCGAACTATCAGACTGGTCTTGCAAAGATGCGTGCTCTGGGAGAGGAACTGGGAATACCACTTGAG GTCTATGGCCCTGAGGCCACGATGACAGGCATATGCAAGCAGGCAATTGACTGCATCATGTCGGCATCATAG